The Corvus moneduloides isolate bCorMon1 chromosome 1, bCorMon1.pri, whole genome shotgun sequence nucleotide sequence CTTACTTATTGATTTGTGTCCCATTAGCACTCTGACACAATAACGCAGAACATCCCCACACTACTGGCTTCTGCAAAAAGCTGGCTTCAGTATAGTGGCAGCAAACACAAGGAAACCTTaactccctgctgctgcatgtGGTgtgaaagtaaatattttaccACCTTTGTCAGCAGAAAGCTGTGTACAGAGACTCAGGAGGCACCTTTTGTGGTTAGCACCTCTCTGAGCTGACTTCAGTTACTATGGCACCAAGAGTAAAAATCCCATTGGCACCCGCACACACACGGAGCAGAGATGTTCCTGCAGTTCCTGTGCCCCTTTCCTGATCCACATTTAcaggagctccctgctccatcagTACCTTGTGAGAGACCACTGAATGCATCCAGGATGGCATCCACAAACACAGATTTTGCACATCTGCCTCTGGAGggtttctgttcattttttatcattttgggAGGGAGGGCTTGGGCAAACCATCATTCATCTGGGAAGCTGCTACaatgggaaggggaaaatgaACCACCTGAACCCATTTTCCCAACCTCTTCTGTTTCCCTGAGAGAGGactgaaacagcagcatttgGCCCACTAATTATCCACAAACCTATATACAGTTTTATAGATATAAAAGCATGCTACAGCCATTGTAAATTCAAATGTGCCAAGAGAAGTGGCAAATTTAAACCTGACTAGGCAAAATTAATGTGCATAATAACTTTAAGTATCCAGTGAAGTACGATTTTCACATAATCCCTGCCTCTTTCCATGCAAGGGCTACATAGTGTTCAGTGAAAAGGCAGCTGGTCTGTTTTCCCCTTGTAGCCTCCATAATATACCCCAAATGATTTGTTCCTCTTACGCAACAATTATTTACTACTGGCTTTTTGAGAGACGGTCATCATTAACATATATAAGTGCTCCACATTATCACTAGGAGGTAAGAGTCtttttatatgtatatgtgtTAATAATATATGTTTAGAAGATTGtaaatatgtatgtatacatatgtTTTATATATGTCTCTCATTATTACTTTATATATTAATATGTTTATGTGTGACTGTGTTATCAGTATGTAGTTATACAGGTACGGATTAGTGTAATACCatgtatattaaaataattatatagaTGTTTTCTAGATGGGGACCTGATTTGGAGCATACAGTTTGCCAAGTCTGGGAGATCCTTATTTAGCATATTTAGCATTATAAAGCACATCTCAGTATCAGCATTGATTTGGTTGATATAATTTATACTTCCCAGTTGTCAACAGCTCCACAGCCAAAGAAAAAGGTCCAGagtttatgatttttttccataaatactATATTTAACTGTACATAGGAATTcttcagacagaagaaaattcctGTTCTCCAAAACAAGATGAGCTGGCCCTTCTCATTTTCCAGGCTTCTTTTCCAACACTGTGACAGCCTGTGATACCTTTGGAGGTATCTATGAatacctttttgtttttttccttatttggaTGATGCCCAGCACAGTGGCTGGTACTGGGCGATGGGGAAGATGGTGCCTTCCGGGAGGAAGGCTACTGGGGACCCCCATGGTGAAGCTCTTCCTCACCAGAGATGAGAGCACAACATAATCTTAGAGAATGTTGTGAAGCAGTTGGACTTTCACCTCCCACTGCCACTGTATTAAATCCCTGTTAGTGCAGTTACTGCCGTTCAGTcagcccctggggctgggagcttCCTGGGAGCATCGTGGTGAGGTGCTCCCGGTGTACCAAGACACACAGTGGCTGTGACAGTAGACACAGTCCCTACTCCAGCTACTGCACTCTGGAACATTCTTCCCACCAATGTGCCTGACTGCAGCCTGGCACTGAAGGCAGGTAGAAAACCTTCCTCTGCCCTAGGAATAAAtgtcccttttccctccaaggaGCATCTTTCTGCAGTGGCACCTGTGCCTTCCCTCAGGGGCCCCAGCTGCCAGGAGGTGCTGCCAAGGGTTTGCTTGCTCTGTTTTAGGAGGTAAACTGTGCTGCTTGAGTGACCAGGAGCAACCTGAAGTGCAGCCAGTATTGCCTGAGATTTCATAGTTGTGGGtctcttgggaaaaaaatccacaacaaaACACAGACCAAACCACTCTATTTGTGCTGAAATCCAGCAGAAGTCAAATcgtcctcagcagcagcagctcagggggcAGATGGCTGAAAGCAAGCCAGGtgtgcctcctcctcctccactgtGGTCTGTTTGCCACAGGTTTCAGGAAGTGTTTCGTGGGAGCTTTGCCCACTACAACCTTCAGACAGGCAACATAAACAGCGAGGGGTGCAGCCTTTAGGGTAAGGACAGTGATGAAGAGGAGAAGACAGCTGGGGGGCAGTgaggcagcaggggaggaagaCAATGAGGACACAGACACCTGTGGCCTCCACTTCCAAAACTAGCAAGTGCAAAGCTTTACACAGATGCCCAAAATGGAGTCACACTGTCTGCAAGGATACTGGGAGACTACCAGCTTGCAGCAGAGCAACATGGACACAGGCCAGCAAAGCAATGACTTCTCTCTCCAGCGAGATGACCAGCCAAAACCTGCTGGGGAACAAATGTAGCGGTTTTCCTTCActcctagggaaaaaaatcacaaggaGTGGAACTTAACTCACAATAACTCCTTCCAGGGAAACCAAACTTCTTTCAGGTGGTGTTGATGAGTCCTTTGGTGAAAGTGAATAGGCTTTTAGATCTACTGGAAAGTCAAAGGCAGCATCCCCAAACCCCTGTGAAGAATGAGGGTGCCAAATAGGTTTAACAGCTTGTGCctcttttaatggaaatatCACATTTTTGCACATAAATACAGTAAAGTACAAAGGATTAGAAAATAGGCTTAATTTCCAGCCCCTAATTCTAGCATTCTGTACGTTAATCCCTGAGAGCACCTGTCAATTGTCGGTCTCTTGCAGGTGGTACTGAAAGTGCAAATTCAagtgctcagctgcagcacaggttGCTTTTCAGATACCAAATCTGAGTGCTAAATCTTCAAAACCCTGGGTTGGCAgtaaacaaaaattaagttaaaCCATTCAATCCAGTGTACCAGTCTGAAATCTATCCTGATACCTTTGCCACAGAAAGCCAAAAGATTGTCTTCCTGCTTTCCAAAGAAACGAGTTCAGCTTGTATTCTGGCCGCTCCAAAGCCATTACAACATTGGTGCCTATGAATTGCACAGCACTGATGCACTTGAGGGTTAAAACCTTCTTCATATTCCCAGGACTAGGCAGGTGTATTAGCAGGTGCATATTCCTCCAGCTCTGGCCTAGGAGGCTACCTGGCAATGCAGTCTGGCCAGCACAGAAGTACAAAGAACAGGCTGTGTGGAAAAACCCCTGTTTCACACATCTGTCCTAACCTCTGTCAGACCCCGGAgacaggagctggcagtgctgacTTGGGTGCTACTTTTCAATCGACTGAATTTATTTCTCCCATGACATGCACAGTTTCATTACAAATTCAGTGAGACTGTGGCCAGCCTTTGTGCTCTGGGACTAAAGGATGGAAAAGTTTCCCCTCTCTTTAATTGAGGGGAGAAGatggtgacagcagcaggtGGGGTCTGCCTGCGCTCCAGTACAGCAACACCTTCAGGAGGACACACTGCAGCACATTTCAGTTCAAATGTGGGCAAAGCCTGAGCAAAACCTTATCCTGACCATGGGCTCTGTGCTGTTTGCCTTGGACCTCTACTTCTATGAGTGTGGTCTTTCTTCAGCAAGCAGCAGGTTTACAGCCCTTCCTTATCAGAATTTGCCAGGGCTTGGCTTGCTGTTCAGGCTGACTGCTGGTACAACCAGAGGAAACTTTAATGTGGAGCACAGGAACCTGCAGCAACCCGTGGGAACTGCCACTTGGAGATGTACTTCGACACTAGGGAAGGTTTTCTCCCCGTGTAGGGACAGAGGGGTGAGGTACTGCCCTCTTCGGGCACCCAGAGGTGTAGTACCAAAGCTTGCAGGGACATCTGGTCGCATCAGTGGCTGAGCTGCCTAGTACTGCATCTCTGACTGGGTATTGCCAGCATATAGCTGGATTTGACATCTCTGAAAGCTGCATAATATTCTTGTCCTGTCTATAATCTGGAAAGCCTCACAATAAACCTggtgagtttttaaaaaataaatatcaaccTAAAAAATATCCACTGTGCTTCACCCATCTCCCTTATTTCACAGTCAAAAGCAATGACAAAAGCTTCCCTGAGACTAAAGAGGAGACAACAGACAATGAATAAAGGGAAATCTAGTGGGGGAGGCAAATCTTAGGTGATGGTGGCAATCAAAAATTATCtcatcttttctatttcttcaaagaaatcaGTCCCTGCACATGATTTATACTTGCAGAAGATGTGAATACCTCAACTGCAGAGATATTTCATATTAAGCCCTTTTTAGATTCAGCAGAGCAAACAACAGCATTAAGAACTGCATCCATATAGACTGTATAGACCTGTAGAGTTTAATACCTGTACTTAAAATCTGTTTACTGGAATAGAAATAAAGTGCTTAGAATATCCAAAACAATTGTAGACCTGGATTTTCACTGCCAACCAACACTATGatcaattttaaattattactatAAACCTTTGCAATATGTCTACCTAAGGAACGAGAGGGAGGAATGTCTAGTGTCAAAACCACAGCTCCTTAATTTGGTCCATTACAAAAtgaacaaacacaaaatacaaTCCTTTCACACACATGTTTTGCAAGCTCTTTCTCAGTCATTCACCTGGagctggaaaaacaggaatCCACAAGAGGACTGCACCACTTAGAACTTCCTGTCAACAGCAGACAGGTAAGCTTAGTAAGTCTTCCACCTCAAAATACCTTCCTGCTCCACCATCAGACATGCTGTGGCATAGCCCTTGCTGTATTTCTGCTCCTTAAAGGCCATGGCTCAGTATTCCAGCTCCATGAGCAGTGGGCATGCACGAAGGCAGTCAGTCTGTTACCTTGCTAGGATAACAAGACTCAGTGGCTCAAGAACCTTCTCAGCAACTGCCTTTAAATCAGGTCCTGCTTTGGGCAGGAGACACCTGCCTCGGCTTTTGAGCCTCTGCTGCTCTATTCTTCTCCTGTTCCTCTGCCTTCCTCCGCTCCTCTTTTAGCTCCTTGTATCTCCATTTGGGAATCTGCAGATAGGGGTCATCCTTTGCACTGCTCCTCCTTCTGGCCTTTTCTGGCTGGAAGGTGGGTGGGGGAGCCTTGCTGACACGGACTTTGGGGATGACAAATCCCGGCCGGACACTGCTGCGTCGAAGCAGATGGAGCGGCAGGAGGCTTGCTTTCCTCGTGGCTACTGCGTTCACTTGGGACATTGAAATGCTGATGGGCTGCAGGCTGGCTCGACGCTCCTTCTTCTTGGGGATCACTGTGACTTTGGAGTTCTGAAAGAGCTTCTCATAGCTGCTGATGTGATCTTTGTCGTGAAATCGgatctcctctgctctctgcttcctAAGGATTTCCTGCACTGCCAGTCTGCGTTTCCCCACACAAGGTGGGCTGCCTGGGCACACAGTCTGGCATGCCAGAGCAATGAAGGGACTTCCCAAGCTTGTTGTCACCTTCACCATGTGGTCAAGGACCCCGTCCTCTTCTGGGCCATAGAAAGATCGGAATGAGACAGCTGCCCTTACACACTCAGAAACCTTCTGCAAACAGCTTTTTGGCTCTGCAGCCTTGGCAAGAAGTTCCTTCATTTTTGGCCATTCTGGTTTATATTGATCAGAAAACTGTTCTGGGCATGGCCTGTCCATCAGCTTCTGCATGACCAAGGCAGACTCTGATCTTCCTGTGAAACAAGCCCATTCCCATGAAGTCAGTCCACGGCTTGGGTCAGTTGCATTAACATTtgcccctcaaaaaaaaaaaaaaaaaaaagaaaaagaaaaacaattagtgTTAATTAATTAAACCACCTACACTCCTGTTGCTGTGATCAGAGGTGAGTCCAGCAGACCCCTGCAATACAACATAAATACACAATAATATTTGTGTCAAAATAAACATGGAATTAAGGACAGATCACGTTCCTGACTTTCTGAActccttatttatttaaaacaaggT carries:
- the ANKRD33B gene encoding ankyrin repeat domain-containing protein 33B; amino-acid sequence: MVLLSGHGEQLPGERVCPAPAAAKEMPGAEAESSPEQGAAEAAAEEPDEEEEEEKEEEEDCQEYEDFSELPDTCSIASDDSFYPPGGLEDDDEDLWSLEGDDRDSPEALSLFRACCTNNSIVLKALIRQGPQEEEVREADRNRRNGLIVACYQGYVDIVMALAQCPHLDVNWQDNEGNTALITAAQAGHITITNYLLNYFPGLDIEKRNAFGFTALMKSAMQGRTECVKALVMAGANVNATDPSRGLTSWEWACFTGRSESALVMQKLMDRPCPEQFSDQYKPEWPKMKELLAKAAEPKSCLQKVSECVRAAVSFRSFYGPEEDGVLDHMVKVTTSLGSPFIALACQTVCPGSPPCVGKRRLAVQEILRKQRAEEIRFHDKDHISSYEKLFQNSKVTVIPKKKERRASLQPISISMSQVNAVATRKASLLPLHLLRRSSVRPGFVIPKVRVSKAPPPTFQPEKARRRSSAKDDPYLQIPKWRYKELKEERRKAEEQEKNRAAEAQKPRQVSPAQSRT